Proteins encoded by one window of Xanthomonas sp. DAR 80977:
- a CDS encoding DUF4019 domain-containing protein, giving the protein MPLSFRLLPALLCAIVFAAAAQTAPSQPAPTQPAAAQPTATQPAAPKPVAAKPAASKRAEPAAPGPLSKQDAQMAQAGLRAAQLVDAGRSGELWDGASAVAKKAVAREAFVRQVEAGRARLGALLGRGVASVARVQYAAGSQVPPGVYVNISFPSRFANAPQPVRELVSLRLDEDKTWRLVGYHVGPPN; this is encoded by the coding sequence ATGCCCCTGTCGTTCCGCCTGCTCCCCGCGCTGCTGTGCGCGATCGTCTTCGCCGCGGCGGCGCAGACCGCACCCAGCCAGCCCGCTCCGACGCAGCCCGCCGCCGCCCAACCCACCGCGACCCAGCCCGCGGCGCCCAAGCCCGTTGCCGCCAAGCCTGCCGCGTCCAAGCGTGCGGAGCCTGCCGCGCCGGGGCCGCTGTCCAAGCAGGACGCGCAGATGGCGCAGGCCGGCCTGCGCGCCGCGCAGCTGGTCGACGCCGGACGCAGCGGCGAGCTGTGGGACGGCGCCTCGGCGGTGGCGAAGAAGGCGGTCGCGCGCGAGGCCTTCGTGCGCCAGGTCGAGGCCGGCCGCGCCCGGCTCGGCGCGCTGCTCGGCCGCGGCGTGGCCAGCGTGGCGCGGGTGCAGTACGCCGCCGGCTCGCAGGTGCCGCCCGGGGTCTACGTCAACATCAGTTTCCCCAGCCGTTTCGCCAATGCGCCGCAGCCGGTGCGCGAGCTGGTCTCGCTGCGCCTGGACGAGGACAAGACCTGGCGCCTGGTCGGCTACCACGTCGGCCCGCCGAACTGA
- a CDS encoding MAPEG family protein — translation MSIEIRMLAWAILLGIVQLLLASAFVTAQRGLKWNAGARDAPQTPPGGVAGRLERALRNFLETFPMFAAAALAVVAMGKGSAHTAMAAQLYFWARLAYVPLYAAGVPYLRSLVWVVSLWSILQLVWALV, via the coding sequence ATGAGTATCGAAATCCGCATGCTGGCCTGGGCGATCCTGCTCGGGATCGTGCAGCTGCTGCTGGCCTCCGCGTTCGTCACCGCGCAGCGCGGCCTGAAATGGAATGCCGGCGCGCGCGACGCGCCGCAGACGCCGCCTGGCGGCGTGGCCGGGCGCCTGGAGCGCGCGCTGCGCAACTTCCTGGAGACCTTCCCGATGTTCGCCGCCGCGGCGCTGGCGGTGGTGGCGATGGGCAAGGGCAGTGCGCATACCGCAATGGCGGCGCAGCTGTATTTCTGGGCGCGGCTGGCCTACGTGCCGTTGTACGCGGCGGGCGTGCCCTATCTGCGCAGCCTGGTGTGGGTGGTGTCGCTGTGGTCGATCCTGCAGCTGGTGTGGGCGCTGGTCTGA
- the ubiM gene encoding 5-demethoxyubiquinol-8 5-hydroxylase UbiM — MHVDIAIVGAGPAGLCFARSLAGSGLSLALIEPQPRAALAEAAFDGREIALTHASRTLLEQLDLWSRIDPDAIAPLRDARVMNGSSPFALTFAASQDRRGDLGWLVPNHLIRRAAFAAVQAQPGLTLLDGVSVQALRCDDTQAQLSLSDGQSLTACLVVAADSRFSATRRMLGIGAQMRDFGRSMLVCRVSHERPHHHTAWEWFGYGQTLALLPLHGNQASAVLTLAPDRAQALLDMDEAALGAEISARFEHRLGAMTPIVRPQAYPLVAVYAQRFVGKRYALIGDAAVGMHPVTAHGFNFGLQSQARLARALHAAAAQGRDIAAPALLSGYERGHRLATRPLYEATNAIAALYTDDRLPARALRNAALRVADRVAPFKRAIAAHLTQRGAVGAR, encoded by the coding sequence ATGCATGTGGATATCGCCATCGTCGGTGCCGGCCCGGCCGGCCTGTGTTTCGCGCGTTCGCTGGCCGGCAGCGGGCTGTCGCTGGCGCTGATCGAACCGCAGCCGCGCGCCGCCCTGGCCGAGGCCGCCTTCGACGGCCGCGAGATCGCGCTGACCCACGCCTCGCGCACGCTGCTGGAGCAACTGGACCTGTGGTCGCGGATCGATCCGGACGCGATCGCGCCGCTGCGCGATGCGCGGGTGATGAACGGCTCCTCGCCGTTCGCGCTGACCTTCGCCGCGAGCCAGGACCGCCGCGGCGACCTCGGCTGGCTGGTGCCCAATCACCTGATCCGCCGCGCGGCGTTCGCCGCGGTGCAGGCGCAACCCGGCCTGACCCTGCTCGACGGCGTGTCGGTGCAGGCGCTGCGCTGCGACGACACGCAGGCGCAGCTGAGCCTGTCCGATGGCCAGTCGTTGACCGCGTGCCTGGTGGTGGCGGCCGACAGCCGCTTCTCGGCGACCCGGCGCATGCTCGGCATCGGTGCGCAGATGCGCGATTTCGGCCGCAGCATGCTGGTGTGCCGGGTCAGCCACGAGCGCCCGCACCATCACACCGCCTGGGAGTGGTTCGGCTACGGCCAGACCCTGGCGTTGCTGCCCTTGCACGGCAACCAGGCCTCGGCGGTGCTGACCCTGGCGCCGGACCGCGCGCAGGCGTTGCTGGACATGGATGAGGCCGCGCTGGGCGCGGAGATCAGCGCCCGTTTCGAGCACCGGCTCGGCGCGATGACGCCGATCGTGCGGCCGCAGGCCTATCCGCTGGTCGCGGTGTACGCGCAGCGTTTCGTCGGCAAGCGCTACGCGCTGATCGGCGACGCGGCGGTGGGCATGCACCCGGTGACCGCGCACGGCTTCAACTTCGGCCTGCAGAGCCAGGCGCGGCTGGCGCGTGCGCTGCATGCGGCCGCTGCGCAGGGCCGCGACATCGCCGCGCCGGCCTTGCTGTCCGGCTACGAGCGCGGCCACCGCCTGGCCACGCGCCCGCTGTACGAGGCGACCAACGCCATCGCCGCGCTGTACACCGACGACCGCCTGCCGGCGCGCGCGCTGCGCAACGCGGCGCTGCGCGTAGCCGACCGGGTGGCGCCGTTCAAGCGCGCGATCGCCGCGCACCTGACCCAGCGCGGTGCGGTGGGCGCGCGCTGA
- a CDS encoding RNA-binding S4 domain-containing protein: MQTIDLQLESDYVELKHLLKLTGVCDSGGAAKTVISEGQVRVDGEVEVRKACKIRAGQLVELDDVQIRVIGKV, from the coding sequence ATGCAGACCATCGATCTCCAGTTAGAAAGCGACTACGTCGAACTCAAGCACCTGCTGAAACTGACCGGCGTGTGCGACAGCGGCGGCGCCGCCAAGACCGTGATCAGCGAAGGCCAGGTCCGCGTGGACGGCGAAGTCGAGGTGCGCAAGGCCTGCAAGATCCGCGCGGGCCAGCTGGTCGAACTGGACGACGTGCAGATCCGGGTGATCGGCAAGGTATGA
- a CDS encoding serine/threonine protein kinase, whose protein sequence is MHPDELKHAWQALDLRLQRHDRLQLQALLQHTLQRVRSSLRPLLWGQFLQLPFGLGCIALAGLLWSRSGALPAHVVAAGVAVHAYGVVTVAMAGIVLGRLLRIDYDAPVLEIQRQIAHTRRWYVGSGVVCGLSWWLLWVPVLMVLCALAGIDLLARAAGVVWIGLGVGVAGLALSAAVYRYSRHPGRPRLMRIVDDNLGGASLRKASRLLDEVERFGHD, encoded by the coding sequence ATGCATCCCGACGAACTGAAACACGCCTGGCAGGCGCTGGACCTGCGCCTGCAACGCCACGACCGCCTGCAACTGCAGGCGCTGCTCCAGCACACGCTGCAGCGCGTGCGCAGCAGCCTGCGGCCGCTGCTGTGGGGCCAATTCCTGCAATTGCCGTTCGGGCTGGGCTGCATCGCCCTGGCCGGGCTGCTGTGGAGCCGGAGCGGCGCGCTGCCGGCGCACGTCGTCGCCGCCGGCGTGGCGGTGCACGCCTACGGCGTGGTGACCGTGGCGATGGCCGGCATCGTGCTGGGCCGGCTGCTGCGCATCGACTACGACGCGCCGGTGCTGGAGATCCAGCGCCAGATCGCGCACACCCGGCGCTGGTACGTCGGCAGCGGCGTGGTCTGCGGGCTGTCGTGGTGGCTGCTGTGGGTGCCGGTGCTGATGGTGCTGTGCGCGCTCGCCGGCATCGATCTGCTGGCACGGGCGGCGGGCGTGGTGTGGATCGGACTCGGCGTGGGCGTGGCCGGCCTTGCGCTCAGCGCAGCGGTCTATCGCTATTCGCGCCATCCCGGGCGACCGCGGCTGATGCGGATCGTCGACGACAATCTGGGCGGAGCCAGCCTGCGCAAGGCCAGCCGCCTGCTCGACGAGGTGGAGCGCTTCGGCCACGACTGA